Part of the Streptococcaceae bacterium ESL0687 genome is shown below.
CCAAATGTATTCTGAAGCATACATATTTTTAATGGCTTTGTCTTCATAGATTCCACGTCCTGTTTCCTCTACGGCCATCTTAGCAAGAGGCATGTGCTCATTTAAAGCCGCCATACTCATCTCATGAACAATATGGTCAACTTGCTCTTGGTTAAGTTTTTCAAGTTCTTTAAGGGCATAGTTGGCCTTACCAACCAACTCATTAATCATAAGCTCAGTTTCTGAAACTTCAACAGTTTCTACAGTCTTTACTACCATCTTTTCTCCTTTATAAGTCATTTGCAACTTTGTTAATTATTTATCAAAGTTATTATATCACAGACGTAAGAAATGTAAACCATTTTTTGATAATTTTTTCACTATTTTTAGGGTTAAAAAACCTTATTTAGCTCTAAAATACTTATATTTAAAGGTTTTTTAGTTAAAATTTGTTAATTTATATTTTAAAAAATGTTATAAAACTAACAAATATCATTAAAAAAAGAATCTCCAAGAGATTCTTACTTAAGTTGATCAATTATTTTTCTGCTTCCGCTTCTTACAAGCTCATAAGTTTCATCAAAGTCACCGGTAAAATAAGGATCTGGAACACTTTTTCCTTCGATAAAATGATGAATTTTTCCCTTGTATTCCTGAGGAGACATGACTAAAAGGTCCCGGTAATTATTTTCATCCATGGCATAAATATAGTCGAAATTTTTAAAATCTACATCAGATATTTTCCTACTTGTCTTTGTACTATCATAGATAATCCCGTGCTCTTTAAAAATATCAAGGGTTCCCCCGTGAATTTTATTTCCGTGCTCCCAGTTACCAGTCGCAAAACTTTCAACCTGATAATCATCTGAAAGCCCTGCTTTTTTAAGTTCATCCTTGAAGACAAACTCTGCCATTGGACTTCTGCAAATATTACCCAAGCAAACAAAGGCTACTTTTTTCATAAATTACCATACTCCATTTCTATCTTTCTTTCTATCTTCTTAATAATCTTACTTTTTCCAGTCCCCAGTAAATCAAAAGAACCATAAGCGACAAGAGGCCACAGACCAAGTAGTCAGCTCCTCCAAAACTAGCTATGTTTTTATCAATGAATAAAACATCAATAACAACAGCTATAATGGCTGAAATAGCGAGGGCTAAAATTAGAATTTTATTATAGTAATTAAGGGGACGACTAACTACCCCAACCATTAGCAAACCATTTAACATGGCGATAATCAAGCAAATGAGACTCACCTTGCTGTAACCACTAACAAAAATATTTGCCAGAATACTTGATACCACAAGGGTCGAACTTCCGATACATGCATTGACTAAAACATCCCTCATAAAATTATCAGCTACCTTGGCCTTACTTTCCTCAAAGGTCAAGAAGAAGGAAGGTACACCAACCGTAATGGTCGACAGTAAGGTAAGTTGAATGGGTGTAAAGGGAAATCTTAGGGCAAATAAGATGGAGATGACTGAAAAGGCAATGGAAAAGAAGGTTTTAATCAAAAAGAGGGACTCAACCTTTTGAATATTATTGATAACTCGTCTACCTTCCATCAATATGTCATAAAAGACACCAAAATCATCAGTTAAAAAGATAATATTTGAAACACTCTTGGCAGCACTGGTAGCCCCGTTCATGGCAAAACTTACATCTGCTTTTTTAAGGGCTAAAACGTCATTTACCCCGTCCCCGCTCATGGCAACTGTCTTTCCTTCTTCCTGGAGGATTTCAACCATTCTTTCCTTCTGACTAGGAGTGACCCGGCCAAAAATATCATATTTTAAAACAACCTCACGAAAGTCATCATCTGCAACTTGACTCATATCAATAGCACGCGCATCCTTTGAAAAACCTGCTTCACGGGCTACCCCAAGAACAGCTAGATGATTATCCCCACTTATTATCTTAATATCCACATCCTGACTAGAAAAATACTCGAAGGTTTTCTTGGTGTTATCCTTGATTTCATCTGACAATATCAGACTTCCAATCATTGATAAATTATAAGGACTTTCTACATAGTCCTTGCTCCAGGCAAGGGTCAAAATCCTATAACCCTCAAGTTTTGCCTCCTGAAATTTTTCTGGAAGCTCTTCCTTAAGATCCAAAAATTCAGCTGCCCCAAAGAAATAGGTCCCCTGGCCTTCAACTTGAATATAGGAATACTTATTTTTACTTGAAAAAGCACCAATGTTTCTAACGTCCCAGGTTCTTTTTAATTTTAGAGCCTGCTTAAGGGCCCTACTTGTAGCATTTTCATCATCAAAATAAGAAAGATAGTTTTCAAGAATATCCTTAGTTTTTGAATCAATATCAACAAGTTTCATCCTCCCTGTCGTAATTGTCCCTGTCTTATCAAAACACAGAACATCTACCCGAGCTAGGGTTTCCACACAAAATAACTCCTCAACCAGAACCTTTTTACGAGACAGTTTAAGGGCAGATACTGCAAGGGATACACTCACCAAAAGAATAAGTCCCTCAGGAATCATTCCCACAAGAGCTCCCGAGGTAGCTAGAACAATCTCATCATAGCTAAAACCCTTATAATAACCTCTTAGTGACATAAGAATCGCTAGAGGAATTAAAAGGAGGGAAATAATTTTTAAAATCTCATTTAAGTTATCCCTTAATTTTGAAGGGTATTTTTTAAAAACCTTGGTCTTTTGGGCAAACTTATTAATATAGCTTGCATCTCCTACGGCCTCAACCTTGACCAAGCAGTGACCACTTAAAACATTACTACCACTTAAGAGCTCTTCTCCAATCCCCTTTAAAATACTGTCACTCTCACCTGTTAATAGGGATTCATCAACTTCTATTTGGCCTGAAATAATCCTCCCGTCAACGGGTATCTGATCTCCTATGTTTAAATGGAGGTAGTCGCCGTGAACAATCTCTTCTGAATAGATTTTAACTGTTTTCTTATCCCGGTTAACCTCATATTCACTTCGGCTTAAAAGTTCAAGTCTTTCCAAGGCCAGCTTAGAGCGAATCTCCTGAACACTTCCTATAACTGAGTTAACTACAATAACAAAGACAAAGGTCAGATTTTCAAAGCGTCCTGTTGTAGCAACTATAATTGCTAGGACAAGAACCATCCCATTAATAAAGGTGAAGGTATTTGAAAGAATAATTTCCCAGACTGACTTAGTTATCTTGTCAGTACTTACATTCTTTTCAGCATGTTCAACCTCTTGACTTGTTAAATATTCCAAAAGCCTTTTCCTCTTATATCCTTTAAATAATTACTAATCTTCCTCGAAAAAAGGAAGACCTAGGTGATCATAGGCGAGTTTTGTAACCTTCCTGCCCTGTCTTGTTCTTACAATGAAACCTTTTTGAATCAAATATGGCTCATACATATCCTCAATGGTCTCACGCTCTTCAGCAATATTTACTGCTATAGTCGAAAGACCAACAGGCCCTCCGTCATATAATTCTATCATTGTTTTTAGGATCTTTTGATCGATATAATCAAGACCTGCCCGGTCAATATCAAGCATGCTTAAAGCCTGGTCTGTCACTTGCTCATCGACTAGACCAGTCCCCTTAATCTGAGCATAGTCCCTAACTCTTTTTAAGAGGCGGTTGGCTATCCGGGGAGTACCACGACTTCTAAGGGCCAACTCAAGGGCTCCCTGATCACTTATTTCAACATCAAATAAGCCTGCCGTCCTTTTTACAATCTCTTCCAGGTCATGAACCTCATAATATTCCATATGGGCTGAAATACCAAAACGGGCCCGCAAGGGATTTGAAAGCATACCAGCACGTGTGGTAGCACCCACCAGGGTAAAGGGAGGAAGTTCCAAGTGAACACTTCTACTTCCGTCTCCATTACCTAGCATAATATCAATATAAAAATCTTCCATGGCCGAATAGAGAATCTCCTCAACATTCATGGGCATCCGGTGGATTTCATCAATAAAGAGAACATCCCCTGGTTCAAGCTCATTTAAAAGGGCGACCAAATCCCCTGGTTTTTCAATGGCAGGCCCTGATGTTTGCTTGATATTAACACCTAGTTCCTGGGCAATAATAAAAGCCATAGTTGTTTTCCCAAGACCTGGGGGACCAAATAAGAGAACATGATCAAGACTTTCCTCACGCATGAGAGCTGCCTCAATAAAGATTTCTAATTGTTCCTTAACCTTGTCCTGGCCAATATATTGGGCAAGCCTTTGGGGTCTTAAGGAAAGTTCACTTGAAAGTTCCTGACCCTGAGCCTTACCATCTAAAAATTCATTTGTCATTGTCATCACTCTCCTACTAGGCTTTATTATAGCATAAGAAATAAGGGTAGGAATCAGCCAAACTATGTAAAATATGTGACATAAATCCTTTCTTCTACCAGCATTTACTGGCCAAATAAAAAGATTCAGAGCCTTAGACTTTGAATCTTTTTAATTATTTTTTCTTTTGAAAAAACATTTTCAATTGATCATGGAAACTGGTTCCAAGATTTCTCTTAATAATCCCCATACGTGTTACAAGGCAAATTAAAAAGACATCTAGGATTAACCAAAAAACACCCCAACCACCTAAATTACTTAAAAAAGTAAGCATGATTACCACCAAAACCCTAATTTTATATTAAAAACCTACATCTTTTCTAAAAAAATAGCAAGTAATCTTTTATATTATAAGCTTATAGACTAACTAGCGCATCATAAACTTAAGGGCAGATTTAATATAACCTTCAGTTGTATCAGAACTTCCCTCCAGATTCTTCCTAACCTTCTTGAGTTCACTGGCCTTATAACCCAAGGCTTCCAAGGCTTCAAGAGCTTCTTCGAGAGCTGTATTTTGATTCTCTACCCGCGCTTCAGCAAATAAATTACCACTTGGATTAAGTTCAAATTTTCCTTCAAGATCTAAAACCATCTGCATGGCCGTCTTCTTCCCAACCCCAGGAAACTTCATCAAATATTTAGTATCACTGGCATGGATAGCTTCAACCAAACCCTCATTATCAGAACTTGCAAGAATAGCCAGGGCTGATTTAGGACCAATCCCTGAAACACTGATTAATTTTAAGAAAAGAGCCTTTTCGTCCTCACTCATAAAAGCATAAAGGGTGTGGGCATCATCTCTTATTACCTGATGAACATAGACCTTAAGCTCAGTATTCATCAAATGAGAAAAACTATAGGGATTAGCCACCTGGAGGAGGTAACCAATTCCTGAAACATCAACAACAATATAAGTGGGAGTAATCTTTACTAGAACTCCTTTGAGGTATTCATACATATATCTACTTTCTATTAAAACTCTAAATCCCAACCACCCTTGTGATTTTCTTGGATTCTTCTAAACATTTTTTCCATGTCAGCCTTAGTAAAATGGACTAAAACAGGTCGACCATGTGGGCAATTATAGGGATTTTTACACCGAGATAAATCCACTAAAAGCTGTCTTGCACTAAAATCGTCAAGATAATGATTGGCCTTGATAGACTGCTTACAACTCATCATAATGGCAAGATCAGCCCGGTAATCCTTAACGCTCACCTGACCAAGATTTAAAAGCATGTCAACCATCTGATAGACTGCTCCTTCAACCTCATCTTCCTTCATCCAGGTTGGATGCTCCCGTAAAATAAACTGCTGGTCACCGTATTCCATCAGATTTAAACCAACCTCCCTTAAAAGAGGTAATTTTTCCTTAATTAAAAGAAAATCATTCTTAGGAAAATCAAAAAGATAAGGAATTAAAAGCTGTTGCTTAAGGTCTTCGACCTGACCTATTTTTTCCCTAAAATATTCATACTTAATCCTTTCCTGGGCAGCATGCTGATCGACAATATAAAGACCATCACGCCCCTGGGCAAAAAGATAGGTGCCGTGCATCTTTCCGAAAAATTCAAGTTCCGGGAAGGTCGACTTTTCTTCGCCTTCAAGTTTTTTTGCAAGACCACTTAAATTTTTTACATTTTTTTTATCAAGCTGGTGGAAATCAGGATGCTCTGAATCTTCTGAGACAGGTCCATTCTCTCTCTTAGCCTGTTTGGCCCCCAGAGGTTGACTAACTCTTTCTTCTTGAAATTCCCCTTCTGGAACACTAGATCCTTCAAAAGAAGGACCAGCATTCCTGTCGATTTCAACAGTTGTTTCCTTTAATCCTTCCTCAGCAACAAAGAAATCCTTTTTTTCCTGGTCATAAAAAAGATTGGTGCTTTTTAAGGGCAGGCTCGTTTGAATACCCTTGGTCTCCCTTGTTTTGGAAGATTTTTGCAAATTGTCTAAGGCATCTGGAATCAAAGTTTCCTTGTTTAAGCTCTCAGCAATCAGCCTTGATATGAGATCCATAAGCTCTTTTTCCTTAGAAAGACGGACTTCCTGCTTACTTGGATGGACATTGACATCAATCAAAAAGGGATCCAGTCTAATATCAAGCACAGCCAGCGGAAAACGCCCCACCATAAGCTTACTACCGTAGCCATTAATAATAGCCCGGTTAATCAAGAAATTCTTAATATAGCGGCCATTGATTAAAACCGTAATGTAATTTCTATTGGCACGGGTAAGTTCAGGAAGGGAAATATAACCCCTAATATCAAAATCAAGGTCACTTCCTGAAATTTCAACCATTTTTTTAGCGGTTGCTAGACCGTAAACCCCAGCAAGGGCTGCACGCAAGTCCCCATTTCCTGCCGTCCTCATCAGGCTTCTTCCATCACTTATAAGGGTAAAGGAGATTTCCGGGTGAGCAAGACTCTGGCGATTAAGTACATCACTTATATGAGAAAGCTCTGCCTGCATACTTTTCACATATTTTAGTCTAGCAGGGGTATTGAAAAACAAATTTTCAACCCTGATTTTAGTCCCCTGCCTTTTAGCCAAGAGCTTAACTTCTTTAATATGACCACCTTCAGCAAAAAGCCTGCTCCCTGCCGCTTCATCAGCAACGCTTGTTTCAATCGTCATGAGGCTAACACTTGCAATACTTGGCATGGCCTCTCCCCTGAAACCAAGACTTTTAATTCGAAAGAGGTCATCAATCGTTTTAATTTTACTGGTAGCGTGACGCTTAAGGGCAAGTTCAATATCATCACTACTAATACCCTCTCCGTTGTCTGTTACAACAATCGATTTCAAACCACTTTCTTCAATGCTTACGGTAATTTGGGTACTTCCAGCATCAATTGCGTTTTCAACAAGCTCTTTTACAACACTTGCAGGACGCTCAACTACCTCACCAGCCGCAATTTTATCAGCCAAGTAGGGATCTAATTCTATAATTTTTGCCATCTTTTTCTCCCTCTTCTAATCTATGATAATTATAACAAAAAAGTGGCTGACCACTTTTTCATCTAATATTTTAAAATGTAGATTTTTCTAAGAAAACTAAAGTAGACCCTTTAACTCCCAAAGAAAGTTCATCGAATCCATTAGAGTCATGCTTGTTAAGTCGAGATTGCGGATTTTTTCAAGAATCTCCCCGTCAATTTGGGGATCAGTGAAAAGATCCAGCTGCTGAACCCTTTCCTCAACCTTATTTTCTACTATATTATTTTCTGTTATCTGTTCTACTTGTAGCTTATACTGTGAGTCATTCTCTTTTGATTTCTCTTCTAAAGAAGCCAAAATACTCTCAGATCTTTCCAGTAAATCTTCCGGAAGTCCGGCAATCCTTGCCACATGAATTCCGTAGGACTTATCAGCTGGACCATCTTCAATCTTATGGAGGAAGGTAACTGTCCCATTTTCTTCAAGAGTTGAGACATGAACATTTTTTAAGGCTGTAAGGGTCTTTGAAAGTTCTGTTAACTCGTGATAGTGAGTGGCAAAAAGGGTCTTTGCATGGATATTACGGGCAATGTATTCAATGATTCCTTGGGCTAAAGCCATACCATCATAAGTCGCAGTCCCCCTCCCCAGTTCATCAAATAAGATCAAACTCCTACTTGTTGCCAGACGGATGGCATTATTAGCCTCCATCATCTCAACCATAAAGGTTGACTGACCTGAGGTCAGATCATCACTTGCTCCAATTCTTGTAAAAATAGCATCGAACAGAGGTAAAACCGCTCTTTGAGCTGGTAGATATGAACCCATCTGAGCCATGATTACAGAAAGAGCCAACTGGCGCATGTAGGTCGATTTACCACTCATATTAGGACCTGTAATCAGCTGAATTTCAACGTCCTCAGATAAAATAATATCATTTGGTATATATTCCTGCCTGCCAAGAACCTTCTCAACAACTGGATGCCTTCCGCCTTCAAGAATCAGGTTTCGTCCTTCCTCAAGAATTTCTGGTCTTGAATATTGGTAGTTTTCTGCTACAAGGGCAAGTGAAAGGAGGCAATCAAGTTCACCCACAGCTCTTGATAAGGCCTGAATCCTTGGAATATAGGATTCAACTAAAGCTCTCAATTCTAAAAATAATTCATACTCATAGACTGATGATTTCTCCCTGGCTTCAATCATCCTTCCCTCAATTTTGGCCAATTCCTCACTACCAAAACGCTCAGAATTTTTAAGGGTTGCCTTCCTAAAGAAGTGTTCAGGAACTTGATCTAAATTACTGTTGGTAATGTGGAAATAGTAACCATCCTTACGGTTATAGTCAATTCTTAGGCCATTAATTCCTGAATTTTGCCGCTCGCGCAACTCAAGCTCTGAAATCCATGCTGTTCCGTCCCTTAAGGTAATCCGGTAGTCATCAAGTATATCATTGTAGCCGTCCTTAATAATCCCGCCTTCGGTTATAGACTTGGGTGCATCCTCAGAGATGCTGTTCCCTAGAAGTTTTCTTAGGTCTTGGATTTCATCAAAAGACCCAACCAAAGTATCTAAAACAGGACTTGCAATACTCTCTAAAATTCCTCTAATTCTTGGTACCTGCCTGAGGGTATTTAAAAGCTGCAGCAGATCTTGACCATGGGCCTTACCAAAGGAAATCTTACTGGATAGTCTTTCAATATCATAAACTCCTTTTAGGGCCTCTAAAAGATCAGCCCTTTCAAAGAAGTTATCAAGAAAGACTTGAATCAGATCCTGCCTCCGTCTAATCTTATGGGCCTGAATGAGGGGACGCTCAATCCATGAACGCATCATCCTGGTTCCCATGGCAGTCTTCGTTTCATCCAAAAGACCAAATAGGCTCCCTTGTTTTTTACCTGTCTTAAAATTAGCTGTAAGTTCAAGGGAACGCTTGGTGGCATAATCCATTTTTAAAAAGTCGGTTAACTCATAGGTTCTAAGTTCCTGCAAGTGACTTAGACTTCTTTTCTGGGTCTCTTTAACATAAGTAAGAAGTTTTGCGGCAACACTTTTTTCAAGGGAGCTCAAGGAAGCCTGAATCAGGTCAGATTCCTCTGCAACAAAATCTGCTTCCTTTTGATAACTTACTAGAATATTAAGTTTTACCTTGATTAAATCAAGGTCTGCCTCATCTGCCTCATAACCCAAAATAATTTCCTTGGTCTGAAGGCTTGCGGCTTCATTTAAGACATCTAAAAAATCAGCAATCTTTGTTACGTAAAACTCACCTGTCGCAAGATCAATATAAGAAAAGCCATATGATTCTCCGTCATAGTCAACAGCAGTTAGATAGTTATTGGTCTTGTCACCATTTAGACTATCAACGGCTGTACCAGGAGTTACAACCTGTACTACCTCCCTTTTGACCACACCCTTAGCTGTTTTGGGATCCTCCACCTGTTCGGCAATGGCCACCTTGTAGCCCAAATCAACTAGGATATCAATGTACTGCTGGGCACTGTGGTAGGGCATTCCAGCCATGGGGATGGGATTTTTAGCATTTTTATTCCTGCTCGTTAATGTTAGTTCTAAAATTTGAGCAGCTCGGACTGCATCCTCATAAAAAAGCTCATAAAAATCACCCATCCTAAATAAAAGTAAGGCATCTGAATAATCTGCCTTAATATTTAGATACTGCTGCATTCCTGGTGATATTTTTTCCTCTGCCATTTTCTTACCTTCCTTAATTTAAGGACCTATCTATTCTTATTTCTCTTTGTCAGTTGCCTGTTTCAAACCCTCATTAATCTTTCTTTCAAGCTCCCCTGAAATATAATCCAAAAGATCACTAACATCTAAAAGTTTAGCACGATACTGCCTTATCAGCAGGTCCTTATTTAAATCTTCTTCAATTTCAGTCGCCCTTTGGAGGGTTTCTTCATAGGCCCGATTTTTTTCAATCTTTTTAAAAAGAACTGCCTCCTTCTGGAGGTCCTTCATTTCTTTTTCCTTTTGCCAGATGACCGGGTTTTCCTTAATCTTTCCTTCAAGTTCCTTAAAATCACGCACATAGTCAAGTTCAGCTAGGCTATTCTGTAATTCCTTGAGAGCTTCTTCATAAGCCTTATTATTCTTCATAAGAAATAGCCCTATTTACCTCAGCATAAAGATTTTCAGCGTCTTCAATACTTGCGCAAGTTACTAGAAGAGTATCAGCTCCTGCAAGAGTTCCTAAAATTCCTTCATGATTTGATTCATCCAAAATATTAGCTAAAATATCAGCTTCTGAAAGTCTGGTATGAATTACTACCATGAACATAACACTTGAAACCTTTAAAACATGATTGCGAAAACTTTGATCAAGCCCTTCAAAAGGACTAAGTTCCCCGTCAAGTAAAGTATAAAACGATCCAGAAGAGGATCTATTTTTAATAATTCCAAGTTCTCTAATATCGCGTGACAATGTAGCCTGAGTAGTGCTTGCCCCGTTTTCTGCCAGAAGTCTACTAAGACCTTCCTGGGTTTCAATTTTATTTTCTCTTATTAATTTCTTAATAAGTTTATGTCTATCATTCTTCTTCATGCTAATAATTATACTAAAATTTATCATTTTTATAAATATAGGACACTTATCATTATCTGACTCAACTACAGTTTAAAAAAATTATCCAATCCTATCAAATGATTTTCAAGACTTTAGTATTGTAAGGCATTAATGCACCTTTTCATCCACTTTAACAAATCCCTTACAAATGGTGAAAAGGTTAAATGAAAAACAACTTTATGTTATAATATTCAGAGCTAAACAAATAAAATAGGAGACCCTAATGGACGATAAAAAACTAGTTGCTGGAAAAATTTTTGCAGCTCTTGATGGAGCCCTTGAGCTTCAAGATATCGAGAACCTACTCGAAAAACCAAAAAACTCTGACATGGGAGACATCGCCTTCCCTGCCTTCACCCTGGCTAAGTCTCTACGGAAGGCCCCACAAATGATCGCAGCTGACCTTGCTGAATCAATCGACAAAGACGGACTTGAAAAAGTTGTCGCGATGGGACCATACCTTAACTTCTTCCTGGACAAGAACGCTGTTTCAACTAAGGTCCTTGACGAAGTTGTAGCACGTAGTGACCACTATGCCGACCAAAATATCGGTGAAGGTGCGAACGTTGCCATCGACATGTCTAGCCCAAATATCGCAAAACCTTTCTCAATTGGACACCTGCGTTCAACTGTAATCGGGGACGCTCTAGCTAACATCTACAAGAAAATTGGCTACAACCCAATCAAGATCAACCACCTGGGAGACTGGGGTAAACAGTTTGGGATGCTGATTGTTGCCTACAAGAAATACGGGAACGAAGAGGCTGTTAAGGCTCACCCAATCGACGAACTATTAAAACTTTACGTCCGCATCAATGAAGAGGCCGACACTGATCCAACAGTTGACGAGGAAGCTCGCGCCTGGTTCAGAAAGCTTGAGGATGGTGACGAGGAAGCTCTTAGCCTTTGGAAATGGTTCCGTGACGAGTCGCTTGAAGAGTTCAACCGCCTGTATGAAAAAATGGGAGTTGAGTTCGACTCATACAACGGTGAAGCCTTCTACAATGACAAGATGGATGAAATCGTAAACCTGCTTGAAGACAAAGGACTGCTTCAGGAATCTCAAGGGGCTACAATTGTTGACCTTGAAGAATACGGCCTAAATCCAGCCCTTATCAAGAAGTCTGACGGTGCTACTCTTTACATCACCCGTGACCTTGCTGCTGCCAAATTCCGTAAGGACAACTACGACTTTGCTAAATCTATCTACGTGGTAGGTGGAGAACAGGCTGCCCACTTCAAACAACTTAAGGCTGTTCTTACTGAAATGGGATTTGACTGGGCAAACGACGTTGAACACGTGCCATTTGGTCTAGTAACCCGTGAAGGTAAAAAACTTTCTACCCGTAAAGGTAACATTATCCGTCTTGAGCCTACAATGGACGAGGCTGTTGAACGTGCCCTAAAACAAATTGAGGCTAAAAATCCTAACCTTGCCAACAAGGAAAAAATTGCCCACCAGGTAGGTGTTGGTGCCGTTAAGTTCTTTGACCTTAAAAACGAACGTACAAATGGATATGACTTTAGCCTGGAAGACATGTTAAGCTTTGAGGGTGAAACTGGACCTTATGTGCAGTACACTCACGCCCGCATCCAGTCAATCCTTAGAAAAGCTAACTACGTGGCTGATTCAACAGTTGTTGCAAACTTCGACGATGCTGAATCTTGGGAAATCATCAAGCTGATTCAAGAATTTCCAGCAGTTATCCACCGTGCAGCTGACCGTAATGAGCCTTCAGTTATTGCCAAATACGCAATCAACCTGGCCCAGGCCTTCAACAAATACTACGCCCACGTACGTATCCTTGAAGAAAATGATGGACTACAAGCTCGTTTGGCTTTAGCTGACTCAACAGCAACTGTAATCAAAGAAGCCCTCCGCCTACTAGGTGTTGAAGCTCCAGAAGAAATGTAATAAAAGAAAAAGCGCTGATGCGCTTTTTTTGTTTTTTTCCTTATAAATGTTTTTTCTACCTTTCTTTAGTGCTATAATAAGCTCATAAAGGAGATAAAATGAATAAAAAAGTATTTTTTCTAGTTCTTATTTTTTGGTTATTCCTAGAGGTCTTGGAATACTTGCTTCCAAGTACCTCTCCCTGGCTTAGTGGATTATCTTTTTGGATTCCCATCTTCTATGTGGCCTACTATCTTCTTCGTTATATTTATCTGTGGCTGAAGACTCCTGTCACCAAATAAAATAAAATAAAAAAATACCTAACCGCGGCCAGGTATTTTTCTCTAATTAGAAATCTAATTAGAATTTTTTACGTTTACGAGCTGCTTCTGATTTACGTTTACGTTTTACAGAAGGTTTTTCGTAGTGCTCACGTTTGCGAGCTTCTTGAAGAGTTCCAGCTTTTGTTACAGAACGTTTGAAACGACGAAGAGCATCATCAAGAGATTCATTTTTACGAACTACAGTTTTTGACATATTTTTCACCCCATTCCCGTTTCATTGTTATGCAAAGAAGCATACCAGATAATTCTATCATAAATAGAT
Proteins encoded:
- a CDS encoding HAD-IC family P-type ATPase, with protein sequence MEYLTSQEVEHAEKNVSTDKITKSVWEIILSNTFTFINGMVLVLAIIVATTGRFENLTFVFVIVVNSVIGSVQEIRSKLALERLELLSRSEYEVNRDKKTVKIYSEEIVHGDYLHLNIGDQIPVDGRIISGQIEVDESLLTGESDSILKGIGEELLSGSNVLSGHCLVKVEAVGDASYINKFAQKTKVFKKYPSKLRDNLNEILKIISLLLIPLAILMSLRGYYKGFSYDEIVLATSGALVGMIPEGLILLVSVSLAVSALKLSRKKVLVEELFCVETLARVDVLCFDKTGTITTGRMKLVDIDSKTKDILENYLSYFDDENATSRALKQALKLKRTWDVRNIGAFSSKNKYSYIQVEGQGTYFFGAAEFLDLKEELPEKFQEAKLEGYRILTLAWSKDYVESPYNLSMIGSLILSDEIKDNTKKTFEYFSSQDVDIKIISGDNHLAVLGVAREAGFSKDARAIDMSQVADDDFREVVLKYDIFGRVTPSQKERMVEILQEEGKTVAMSGDGVNDVLALKKADVSFAMNGATSAAKSVSNIIFLTDDFGVFYDILMEGRRVINNIQKVESLFLIKTFFSIAFSVISILFALRFPFTPIQLTLLSTITVGVPSFFLTFEESKAKVADNFMRDVLVNACIGSSTLVVSSILANIFVSGYSKVSLICLIIAMLNGLLMVGVVSRPLNYYNKILILALAISAIIAVVIDVLFIDKNIASFGGADYLVCGLLSLMVLLIYWGLEKVRLLRR
- the ruvB gene encoding Holliday junction branch migration DNA helicase RuvB — translated: MTNEFLDGKAQGQELSSELSLRPQRLAQYIGQDKVKEQLEIFIEAALMREESLDHVLLFGPPGLGKTTMAFIIAQELGVNIKQTSGPAIEKPGDLVALLNELEPGDVLFIDEIHRMPMNVEEILYSAMEDFYIDIMLGNGDGSRSVHLELPPFTLVGATTRAGMLSNPLRARFGISAHMEYYEVHDLEEIVKRTAGLFDVEISDQGALELALRSRGTPRIANRLLKRVRDYAQIKGTGLVDEQVTDQALSMLDIDRAGLDYIDQKILKTMIELYDGGPVGLSTIAVNIAEERETIEDMYEPYLIQKGFIVRTRQGRKVTKLAYDHLGLPFFEED
- the ruvA gene encoding Holliday junction branch migration protein RuvA, which encodes MYEYLKGVLVKITPTYIVVDVSGIGYLLQVANPYSFSHLMNTELKVYVHQVIRDDAHTLYAFMSEDEKALFLKLISVSGIGPKSALAILASSDNEGLVEAIHASDTKYLMKFPGVGKKTAMQMVLDLEGKFELNPSGNLFAEARVENQNTALEEALEALEALGYKASELKKVRKNLEGSSDTTEGYIKSALKFMMR
- the mutL gene encoding DNA mismatch repair endonuclease MutL, which produces MAKIIELDPYLADKIAAGEVVERPASVVKELVENAIDAGSTQITVSIEESGLKSIVVTDNGEGISSDDIELALKRHATSKIKTIDDLFRIKSLGFRGEAMPSIASVSLMTIETSVADEAAGSRLFAEGGHIKEVKLLAKRQGTKIRVENLFFNTPARLKYVKSMQAELSHISDVLNRQSLAHPEISFTLISDGRSLMRTAGNGDLRAALAGVYGLATAKKMVEISGSDLDFDIRGYISLPELTRANRNYITVLINGRYIKNFLINRAIINGYGSKLMVGRFPLAVLDIRLDPFLIDVNVHPSKQEVRLSKEKELMDLISRLIAESLNKETLIPDALDNLQKSSKTRETKGIQTSLPLKSTNLFYDQEKKDFFVAEEGLKETTVEIDRNAGPSFEGSSVPEGEFQEERVSQPLGAKQAKRENGPVSEDSEHPDFHQLDKKNVKNLSGLAKKLEGEEKSTFPELEFFGKMHGTYLFAQGRDGLYIVDQHAAQERIKYEYFREKIGQVEDLKQQLLIPYLFDFPKNDFLLIKEKLPLLREVGLNLMEYGDQQFILREHPTWMKEDEVEGAVYQMVDMLLNLGQVSVKDYRADLAIMMSCKQSIKANHYLDDFSARQLLVDLSRCKNPYNCPHGRPVLVHFTKADMEKMFRRIQENHKGGWDLEF
- a CDS encoding low molecular weight phosphotyrosine protein phosphatase encodes the protein MKKVAFVCLGNICRSPMAEFVFKDELKKAGLSDDYQVESFATGNWEHGNKIHGGTLDIFKEHGIIYDSTKTSRKISDVDFKNFDYIYAMDENNYRDLLVMSPQEYKGKIHHFIEGKSVPDPYFTGDFDETYELVRSGSRKIIDQLK